In the genome of Mucilaginibacter terrenus, one region contains:
- a CDS encoding outer membrane protein assembly factor BamD has protein sequence MFKKQLHIISGALLLLLIAFGSCKSKYEKLKASNDNAKKYSEAVKYYNKKDYSKALGLFEDLVTLYRGRQGAEDLYYYYAYTNYKLKDYASARYHFKTFADTYPSSPRAEECRFIAAYCFYLDSPIYSLDQENTTKAIEALQLFINLYPKSDRVTEASKLIQNLRDKLERKAYENAKLYLTISDYQAAVIAFNNTLRDYPDTKYAEELDFLTIKAQYEYAKVSSEPKQEERFNQAISYADQFTEKYPSSTYSKQATDLKQSSEQGALKAKRFMAQLSVNPKLAEKVAKKDTTATHPPSIKDRDNQKIPY, from the coding sequence ATGTTTAAAAAGCAACTACATATAATTTCGGGCGCATTGCTGTTATTGCTTATTGCGTTCGGGAGTTGTAAAAGCAAATACGAAAAGCTAAAAGCCAGTAACGATAACGCTAAGAAATACTCAGAAGCGGTTAAATACTATAATAAGAAGGATTACAGCAAAGCACTTGGTTTATTTGAAGACCTGGTAACACTTTACCGCGGTCGCCAGGGTGCAGAAGACCTTTACTACTATTACGCATACACAAACTATAAGCTAAAAGATTACGCAAGCGCGCGCTATCACTTCAAAACCTTTGCAGATACTTATCCATCTAGCCCGCGCGCGGAAGAGTGCCGGTTTATAGCTGCTTATTGCTTCTACCTGGACTCGCCAATTTATTCGCTGGATCAGGAGAATACCACTAAGGCTATAGAGGCACTACAGTTGTTTATCAACCTTTATCCCAAAAGTGACCGTGTTACCGAAGCGAGCAAGCTAATACAAAACCTGCGCGATAAACTGGAGCGAAAGGCTTACGAAAATGCTAAGCTATACCTTACTATAAGCGATTACCAGGCGGCTGTTATTGCGTTTAACAATACGCTGCGTGATTACCCCGACACTAAGTATGCTGAGGAGCTTGACTTTTTAACTATCAAGGCTCAATACGAGTATGCCAAAGTGAGCAGCGAGCCAAAGCAGGAAGAACGCTTTAACCAGGCAATTAGCTATGCTGACCAGTTTACCGAAAAATACCCAAGCAGCACCTATAGTAAACAAGCTACCGATTTAAAACAAAGCAGCGAGCAAGGTGCTTTGAAAGCCAAGCGTTTTATGGCTCAGCTTTCGGTGAACCCGAAGCTTGCAGAAAAAGTTGCTAAAAAGGATACAACGGCTACTCATCCACCATCAATAAAAGACAGAGATAACCAGAAAATACCATATTAA
- a CDS encoding DNA-directed RNA polymerase subunit omega has product MSANNTNKGTVASSTVTRDLRELDVKTDNIYESLVIMSKRANQISNNIKEELHQKLSEFASANDNLEEVFENREQIEISKHYERLPKPTLVAVQEFLEDKVYYRNPAKEKEA; this is encoded by the coding sequence ATGAGCGCTAACAACACAAATAAAGGCACAGTTGCCAGCAGTACCGTAACACGCGACCTGCGCGAACTGGATGTAAAAACCGACAACATCTACGAATCGTTGGTGATCATGTCTAAACGTGCTAACCAGATATCTAACAATATCAAAGAAGAATTGCACCAGAAACTATCTGAGTTTGCATCAGCAAATGACAACCTGGAAGAGGTTTTTGAAAACCGCGAGCAGATAGAGATCTCTAAACACTATGAGCGATTGCCAAAACCAACTTTGGTTGCGGTACAGGAGTTTCTTGAAGACAAGGTTTATTATCGTAACCCTGCTAAGGAAAAAGAAGCATAA